A genomic window from Streptomyces sp. MST-110588 includes:
- a CDS encoding class I SAM-dependent methyltransferase codes for MSAPAVPPTARHTVRQELLSRQLDEQIAARFPVGQRLEVLGVGLGEGFQALRLARAGHKVTGLEPDPAMLDVARTVLSREPEGIQERVRLIQGDGGETGVHFLPGTFDIVLCHGVLMDAPAPDPDPLLAGLARMLAPGGLLSLVVRNADAPAMRPGLDGDWERALTAFESADARYRLDALTTTLAGIGAPLHTWYGVQVFTGHSEAGDPASASGEGPVSAEGPVSGEGLERLLAAEDRAARTDPYRAVAELLHLCGVRG; via the coding sequence CTGAGCGCACCGGCCGTACCGCCCACGGCACGGCACACCGTCCGGCAGGAACTGCTCTCCCGTCAGCTCGACGAGCAGATAGCCGCGCGCTTCCCCGTGGGGCAGCGGCTGGAGGTCCTGGGCGTCGGGCTGGGCGAGGGCTTCCAGGCGCTGCGGCTGGCCCGCGCGGGCCACAAGGTCACCGGCCTGGAGCCCGACCCGGCGATGCTGGACGTGGCGCGTACGGTGCTGTCGCGGGAGCCGGAAGGCATCCAGGAGCGGGTACGGCTGATCCAGGGGGACGGCGGCGAGACCGGTGTCCACTTCCTGCCCGGCACCTTCGACATCGTGCTGTGCCACGGCGTGCTGATGGACGCCCCGGCGCCCGACCCGGACCCGCTGCTGGCCGGACTGGCGCGGATGCTGGCCCCCGGCGGGCTGCTGTCCCTGGTCGTACGGAACGCGGACGCGCCGGCCATGCGGCCGGGGCTGGACGGCGACTGGGAACGTGCCCTGACCGCCTTCGAGAGCGCCGACGCGCGCTACCGGCTCGACGCGCTGACCACGACGCTCGCCGGCATCGGGGCGCCGCTGCACACCTGGTACGGCGTACAGGTCTTCACGGGCCACTCGGAAGCCGGGGACCCGGCGTCGGCGTCCGGCGAAGGGCCGGTGTCCGCCGAAGGGCCGGTGTCCGGCGAAGGGCTGGAGCGGCTGCTGGCCGC
- a CDS encoding DUF3043 domain-containing protein, whose protein sequence is MFRSRTKDEQAAPAKVTADQSKQPRDPQAPKGRPTPKRSDAQSQRRTRAHTPANRKDAARAAREARRADLTKQREALANGDERYLPVRDKGPVRRFARDFVDSRWSVAEFFLPVAVLILVLTMIRVPQIQSIALLMWLALIVLIVLDSIGIWIRLGKRLNERFPGENIKGAKAYAVMRTLQMRRLRLPKPQVKRGERP, encoded by the coding sequence GTGTTCCGAAGCCGTACGAAGGATGAGCAGGCCGCGCCCGCCAAGGTGACCGCGGACCAGTCCAAGCAGCCCCGCGACCCGCAGGCCCCCAAGGGCCGCCCGACGCCCAAGCGCAGCGACGCCCAGTCGCAGCGCCGGACCCGCGCGCACACCCCCGCCAACCGCAAGGACGCGGCGCGGGCGGCCCGCGAGGCCCGCCGGGCCGACCTGACCAAGCAGCGGGAGGCGCTGGCCAACGGCGACGAGCGTTACCTGCCCGTACGCGACAAGGGCCCGGTGCGCCGCTTCGCGCGGGACTTCGTCGACTCCCGCTGGAGCGTGGCGGAGTTCTTCCTGCCGGTGGCCGTGCTCATCCTGGTGCTCACGATGATCCGCGTACCGCAGATCCAGAGCATCGCGCTGCTGATGTGGCTGGCCCTGATCGTGCTGATCGTGCTGGACTCGATCGGCATCTGGATCCGTCTGGGCAAGCGCCTCAACGAGCGCTTCCCCGGCGAGAACATCAAGGGCGCCAAGGCGTACGCCGTGATGCGCACGCTCCAGATGCGCCGGCTGCGGCTGCCCAAGCCGCAGGTCAAGCGCGGGGAACGGCCCTGA